The Pyrus communis chromosome 5, drPyrComm1.1, whole genome shotgun sequence region ACTTATAACTAAACATATAGAAAGTGAAGGAAAGAGACCACAACAGagaaaacaaacaacaacaagaaATGCGAAACGGTAACAAACTGAATTTCTACTTCCCCCACTAGTACTCTAAATTTTCCTTATCATTTGCCTGATCATTCCAACAATCTTAAGAAAAAAGCCGGGCCTCCTTGTTATCACAACATCTGCAAGAACTACTCCCACTACCAACCCACTTCCACATCCGGCCGAAACAATTTTCCAATCAAATTCAAATATGCCTTCTGAGCTAGAATCACCTTCGTCAACGGTTGAAGGTGGAAGTTCAGGGGCCTTAGGATTTCCACATTTCTTTGGCAATGGATCTCCACACAACCCTGGGTTTCCCTCGTATGAAGTGGCATTCAAGGAAGTAAGTTGGGTTCCTTGTGGTATAGGACCTGTGAGACTATTGTGAGACACATTGAAATTGGCGAGAAAAGTAAGTCGACTCAGTTGTTGGGGGATCTGTCCTGAGAGCTTGTTTTGTGAAAGGTCCAACGATTCAAGCTTCATCAAGTTTCCAAGGGATGATGGGATAGAACCAGTGAGAATGTTGTGGGATAGATTCAGCGAGCGAAGCTCCTTAAGATTCCCAATGAATTGTGGAATTTTCCCTTCAAATTTGTTGCTTGAGATATCAAAGGATGCAAATTCTTCTCGGATCTTTGGGTAGTATTGCTCCAAACCTTTTGTTGCTATTGTGAGTTGGTAATCAACACTATTCCAAACCGGGAATCCATTGACATCATAACCTATGCGTGTGTACATATATGTTGACTTGTTTACAGTAATATCTGGAAACATAGATGGAACCGCACCAGTAAAATCATTGTAAGCCAAATCAAGAATGCGTAACTTGGGGAAATTGACATTCTTTCTAGATTTCCCAATCACACCGTAAAATCCATTATGGCGCATTGCCAAAAGTTTTAACTCCAGAAGAGTCCCCAACCAAATGGGAAAAACATCATTGAAACGATTGTTCGACAAAACAAGATACTCAAGCATCACACAATTGGCCAATGACCTCGGCAACTGCCCCTGCAACTTGTTGTGACTCACATCAATCATTCTCAAACTGCTTCCTTTGTTGTATGTCTGAGGAATAATTCCGTGAAAACAATTGTTTCCAAGAAGTAGAAGAATCAGATGATCACTAAAGTTTCCGAGACACTGAGGAAGCATGCCACCCAAATTATTTTTCGACAAGTCAAGGGACAGAAGATTTTTCATATTGCAAAGCAACGGTGAGATTTCTCCAGTAAAGTTGTTGTCTGCAGCTGCATATTCTTGCATGGTTGGTGGAGGTATCGGTAGTGATCCATGAAACATGTTGGACGAAAACCTTAAACCTAACAGTTTCACCCAAGGAAGGACAAGTGGAGGTTGGTCTGAAATGAAGTTATTAGAAATGTCTAAAAATAGCAAAGTTTCTAAGCTTGTATTCCACATCCATTTTGGTACTTGGCCTCGGATTTTGTTTCCAGCAAGTTCCAAACGCGTCAACCCCTTCTGATATTGTAAGAAGGATGGAAACTCTCCTATGTTGCAATTATTCAATCCAAGAACGGTGAATTGTTTAACCGTTGAATTCAAAATTCTAGATTCAGTGACAAGTTCTAAACCGTTCCAGCTTAATTCTAGTTGGTAAAGAGATTGTAGATTTTGAAACATTTGAAACTCTACTGCACCAGTCAGAGTATTCGAATGTAGATACAGGATCTGAAGGTTTGTGAGATTTGAAAATGACGCTGGAACTGAACCATTTAATCTATTAAAAGCAAAATCTAGGTACTCTAGTTTGCTAAAGTTGCCTAGCCAAGATGGGATTGGACCAGTTAATCGACTTGTACTAATCCTAAAAGTAGCCAGTTGGGTAAGGTTTGCCAAGGAATCAGGAATTAGACCTCCAAATTTATTGGCTGAAATGTCTAGATAAGTGAGCTGCCTAAGATTCCCAAGAAAAGATGGAACCAACCCTTCCGAAAAATTGCATTGAGCCACATCGAAGTATTGCAGTGAATGAAGGTTTTGAATTGAAGAGGGTATTGTTCCAAAAAAGCCAGTAAAGCCGACTTTCAGTAAGTTGAGAGGACTACTTTGATTAAATTCAGGAAAATATCCAGTCAATTCTTGGTTGTATCTCACACTAAGAGATTCTAGGTTTGGCAGTTGGAAAATTTTCACTGGAAATTCACCAAACAGGTGACAATCCCTGAGGTAAAGGGTTGTCAAAGATGATAAATTAGCCATGGAATGAGGAATTGCCGAAGATACATTTACGAAACTGAGAGAAAGTACTTCGAGACTAGTTAAGTTTTTCACTAGGCTTCCAAGATCTGATGCTTCAAGTTTCAACAAGGGATAATTCTCCTCTTCTGACGACTGATGATCCTTATCTTCTGACAATCTATCGAGATTGAGAGCTAGATTAAGGTATGTCAACTTGGATAACAGTGAAAGTTCAGAAGGGACTTGACCAGAAAAGACAGAGGTAGAGAGGTCAAGATGAGTGAGGCTTGGAAAATTCCTAATGCTAGCCGGAATTTGAGAGTAATTGAAGTTATTGTCAGAGAGGTTTAACCTTTGAAGATGAACAAGGCGGAAGAGGCTGCTATTGCTGTTGATAGAGCCGTGGAGACAGCTGCTACCAAGATCTAAGCCAATCACATGACCCGTCTTCTCATCACACTCGACACCTTCCCATGAGCAGCAGGTGCTATTTCCTCCTTCAGCTGGTTTCCATGATGAAACCTTTGGATAAGCATCGATAGATCTAGAAGCAGAATTGGCAATAGTAAAGCTGTCTTTGAATTGCAGCAGGGCGGACTTCTCCTCATCAGGGCAAGATGGATACTGCTTCTGCGAAGAGTAGGAAGAGTTAGCAATAACCACATGATGAAACAGCAACAAAACTAGTACTAGTTTTGAAACCATGAGAATGATGGAGATCAAGTAACCCCGTAACAAcaatcttttgaatttttttttgcactcttaGCTTTGTATGATGGAAGTACAGAGTGATATACAACAATTTATAGACCGGCATCGATCAGTATAAAATCCTTCCGCAATATAATTTCTGAAAAGTGATAGAGACGGGTGTACCGTGGACAAGTTGATATGATGCCTTGACTAATTGTTGAGAAAAATCAAAAGTTGGAAAAATCAGCAGCACCAAGCAAAAGTTGGAAAAATCAAAAGTTGGAAAAATGTTGTTTCTTAGATttattcttcctttttcttttttcgaatAACATTTAATTACTGTCAATATTGCTATTTTAATTTACAATTAAGAAGAAGTAGGTACAATTTAAATTCGGTACATGGTGaattaaaccaaatttttttatctATCAGATCAATCCATCACTTATAAAATACTTTATGATAAAATGTTCTTATAACTCTTTCCTTCAAAATTCATTTTTCTTACATAATATAAAGTCTAAACTAATCTAAAGTATTCTTATGAACAAAATAATGAATGTAACCAAATTTCAACAATCATCGTTGTTATGTCATGTTTTTGTAACTTGCAAGGACAGGAGCCTTCCAAAATAATTAGGTTTTAATTCGACCGGTGGAGTGGATACTGGCCTACCTGCGTGGAACTTGCGCTTTGGTTTTGGtctattttggtttttttaacagtaatgttattcttaccatatttttataacaCATTTATATATTATCTTATGTGGTATTTGAAGTGGACAGTCAcattatttaaattaatcaaaattaaatttaaattaaagaccatttaataaatcaataattaaaacaaattggAATTAAATGGTAATTGTGGCATACGAGAAGTGGCATAACCCGACTGAAATCAAGGTGTGTTGGccatcacgtgagggtgacgtaaccatgtgcataatgtggaagcaaaagataataataaaagtacgaataaataaaaaccaaacaacTAAAAATCTAGTTAAGGTAACACACTAATGCGagactaagtgtgataaacataatcaAAGCACAGAaaacctaagtgcagtccagaagaagaatactaattacacaacacccaaaggtgatcctatatttgtgatgttctgtTAGAACCACTGTCAAGTCCTCGTGAACCATCAAAGCtgcttctaactagaacctggagaggcgcaaaacagaaagtgtgagtgggcaaaaacaaatcttttcaaaatcatttcattatcaaaagttctaacccctcaccgtaaaacctgtatagtttcctagaaaatagTAGATACACATATATCAAAAACATATttagaaatatgccatgtcgaatgcctccacataaaatgtaagtaacttAGGTAAtatcaatcaatgcaagtaacatgtcagccggagtcacctaacgtgacctgtacgactgaatctagagctcaaatacccaactcactaactatacctgtacacgagtcagaaccacccaAAGTGGTCTTTACGACAacactgggtgtaaataaatacgctcaagtgctacaatcacgtgaagactgggcgaataatcgcgagtcacctatgagtcggaaccacctatagtggcctgtacgataggactgtgcacctaacttggatccaagatgagcgtgtggtgcgggaggtgaacatcacgtgaaggactgtgccctactctgggtgggagcactaacatcgggggtgcaggttatgagctctctatgcatctcacataaccactaattcacaatcataaaccataaacttacctggcacttacctgtgcgtccgcagcactaaacatacatatatgcaactactaatgcataaataaataggcaaacgctatgcatggcatttaaaacatataaacattccatatcattttctgggaaaaaccacaagtatataggtatatacggaaaaccaaaagcccactcattgatatatggaagggtcgtaacccccttacctcgagtgactgcgctcgtcctcagaatgggtctcacctatatgtgaaacaactataaaaacgtcaatttaaagcacataaccaaaactaggtaaaaacttctcatataatgctcaaatggggtgtatgaatacaccaacgtgatctactcaacctcacgaacatccccatatttttaaaataattttccgagGCTCCACACGCTGGCAAGGGCACGGCCCTACGCGCCTCCACGCGCGGCCAAAACTGTCGGATTCCCTAAacgccgttagggaatattccgttaaaccctaacagattccgttaaaactaacttgacgccgttaagaatatttcgttaacttAACATAATATTCCCTTGTCTTCTCCGTTGAGTCTGGCCGGTCGCCGCCGACTGCAACTCGAATTCTCGCcgaaaaatggaaaattttcaaaacttcatatcttcttcatttctcaaccaaattccatgaaattggtaccaaaatgaagcttacaacaagtagaacaaaaccttaccactttgaagCCCTTAAATTCACGGAATCTCGCCAGAGAAACCACGAAATTCCGGCCAAACCTACAACTCGCCACTTTTGGCCTTCTTGACGtccaatttcttccaaaatgctCTCCAAGCTTCGTGAGAGTATTCTAAAGCTTCCTATGAccttaaaaacttctaaaacCCCCCATGATCATGTGTGCATAAACAGTGCACATAATCGAGGTTCCCTGGTTCTTAGGTTTTCGAGGGTTTCACGTCTAAAAACTGGTATAAATGAGTTCGTGATGACGAGATGAAGGTGATGATACTAAACATAAGCTCGATCTGTGAGTATGACTTGTACGGACGTTGCAAAAAATCGAAAGAgggaggag contains the following coding sequences:
- the LOC137734240 gene encoding receptor-like protein 6; amino-acid sequence: MVSKLVLVLLLFHHVVIANSSYSSQKQYPSCPDEEKSALLQFKDSFTIANSASRSIDAYPKVSSWKPAEGGNSTCCSWEGVECDEKTGHVIGLDLGSSCLHGSINSNSSLFRLVHLQRLNLSDNNFNYSQIPASIRNFPSLTHLDLSTSVFSGQVPSELSLLSKLTYLNLALNLDRLSEDKDHQSSEEENYPLLKLEASDLGSLVKNLTSLEVLSLSFVNVSSAIPHSMANLSSLTTLYLRDCHLFGEFPVKIFQLPNLESLSVRYNQELTGYFPEFNQSSPLNLLKVGFTGFFGTIPSSIQNLHSLQYFDVAQCNFSEGLVPSFLGNLRQLTYLDISANKFGGLIPDSLANLTQLATFRISTSRLTGPIPSWLGNFSKLEYLDFAFNRLNGSVPASFSNLTNLQILYLHSNTLTGAVEFQMFQNLQSLYQLELSWNGLELVTESRILNSTVKQFTVLGLNNCNIGEFPSFLQYQKGLTRLELAGNKIRGQVPKWMWNTSLETLLFLDISNNFISDQPPLVLPWVKLLGLRFSSNMFHGSLPIPPPTMQEYAAADNNFTGEISPLLCNMKNLLSLDLSKNNLGGMLPQCLGNFSDHLILLLLGNNCFHGIIPQTYNKGSSLRMIDVSHNKLQGQLPRSLANCVMLEYLVLSNNRFNDVFPIWLGTLLELKLLAMRHNGFYGVIGKSRKNVNFPKLRILDLAYNDFTGAVPSMFPDITVNKSTYMYTRIGYDVNGFPVWNSVDYQLTIATKGLEQYYPKIREEFASFDISSNKFEGKIPQFIGNLKELRSLNLSHNILTGSIPSSLGNLMKLESLDLSQNKLSGQIPQQLSRLTFLANFNVSHNSLTGPIPQGTQLTSLNATSYEGNPGLCGDPLPKKCGNPKAPELPPSTVDEGDSSSEGIFEFDWKIVSAGCGSGLVVGVVLADVVITRRPGFFLKIVGMIRQMIRKI